The proteins below come from a single Papaver somniferum cultivar HN1 chromosome 11, ASM357369v1, whole genome shotgun sequence genomic window:
- the LOC113323683 gene encoding putative disease resistance RPP13-like protein 1 isoform X2, with the protein MWKCKVNNIKDCLIDKKWIHKLELVWNSWQSAIFAADTLARLEPHKNLKYLVVYRYSGIKFPTWVSDASFSNLETIRLDACINCEFLPPIGQLPSLKSLHIDGPMQQLHQIDSEFCGKRMGKMKSFPSLRTLHLQSLSYLETWSGLEKGDMPLLQKLNICSCESCKKKWGWSKIIKEVPSSDRLS; encoded by the exons ATGTGGAAATGCAAAGTTAATAATATCAAAGACTGTTTGATTGATAAGAAATGGATTCACAAGCTAGAGCTTGTATGGAATTCCTGGCAAAGTGCTATATTTGCAGCAGATACACTTGCTAGGCTCgaacctcacaaaaatcttaaataTCTAGTGGTCTACAGGTATTCAGGGATCAAATTTCCAACTTGGGTAAGTGACGCATCCTTCTCCAATCTTGAGACCATTCGGCTGGATGCGTGCATAAACTGTGAGTTCCTTCCCCCTATTGGACAACTTCCATCACTCAAGTCTCTCCATATAGATGGACCTATGCAACAGTTACACCAAATTGACAGTGAATTTTGCGGCAAGAGAATGGGTAAGATGAAGAGCTTTCCTTCACTAAGGACCCTACATCTTCAGTCATTGTCATACCTAGAGACATGGTCTGGTCTTGAGAAAGGTGACATGCCTCTTCTCCAGAAACTGAACATTTGTAGCTGTG AATCGTGCAAGAAGAAGTGGGGCTGGTCAAAGATTATTAAAGAGGTGCCTTCTTCAGACAG ACTCAGTTGA
- the LOC113323683 gene encoding putative disease resistance RPP13-like protein 1 isoform X1, with protein sequence MWKCKVNNIKDCLIDKKWIHKLELVWNSWQSAIFAADTLARLEPHKNLKYLVVYRYSGIKFPTWVSDASFSNLETIRLDACINCEFLPPIGQLPSLKSLHIDGPMQQLHQIDSEFCGKRMGKMKSFPSLRTLHLQSLSYLETWSGLEKGDMPLLQKLNICSCGKLISLPTLRFLVSLQELHIQSCRKLQKLPDKRLPRSVSSLIIVDCPVLLESCKKKWGWSKIIKEVPSSDRLS encoded by the exons ATGTGGAAATGCAAAGTTAATAATATCAAAGACTGTTTGATTGATAAGAAATGGATTCACAAGCTAGAGCTTGTATGGAATTCCTGGCAAAGTGCTATATTTGCAGCAGATACACTTGCTAGGCTCgaacctcacaaaaatcttaaataTCTAGTGGTCTACAGGTATTCAGGGATCAAATTTCCAACTTGGGTAAGTGACGCATCCTTCTCCAATCTTGAGACCATTCGGCTGGATGCGTGCATAAACTGTGAGTTCCTTCCCCCTATTGGACAACTTCCATCACTCAAGTCTCTCCATATAGATGGACCTATGCAACAGTTACACCAAATTGACAGTGAATTTTGCGGCAAGAGAATGGGTAAGATGAAGAGCTTTCCTTCACTAAGGACCCTACATCTTCAGTCATTGTCATACCTAGAGACATGGTCTGGTCTTGAGAAAGGTGACATGCCTCTTCTCCAGAAACTGAACATTTGTAGCTGTGGTAAGCTGATCTCACTTCCAACTCTCAGATTCCTTGTCTCTCTTCAGGAATTACATATTCAAAGCTGCCGAAAGCTTCAAAAGTTGCCAGACAAAAGGTTACCCCGTTCAGTTAGTTCTCTAATTATTGTGGATTGTCCCGTGCTATTAGAATCGTGCAAGAAGAAGTGGGGCTGGTCAAAGATTATTAAAGAGGTGCCTTCTTCAGACAG ACTCAGTTGA
- the LOC113324462 gene encoding putative disease resistance protein RGA3 translates to MAIPGLCQIVSSCYGNPMFVKTFGEVLFDKRTKKEWQLVQDTNIPDLPRNESSISEALRLCYYRLPTHLKACLLYCALFSKSFEFENDFLTKLWLAEELIQSKVNIRIEDSADLCFEELVKRSYFQISGQQQGTALKYKLQGLVYEMFKIVGTNNPFKARVDSRRSLLQQSKYLRYLSLDYHNGAEAVDMNDLVAFKKLRTIILMRQVPSAGFCDDFFEKLEFIRVLDLSRSGITALPSSIKDCKYLKYLDVSGSEIASIDAGICNLIWLETLKIKNCKHLKELPEEFSNLVNIRHLEMDEESLVHTPVHIRRIAELVDLNQLEGSLCIEGVEHASDVEEDEAQPERYLDRKDHVQKLKLNVKDQAVPIGTAKLGFELSHPSPKLPELIVEGYIWDSLWEWDWRSLALETVDLIGCSNLTSIRGLRELPRLKRLKLSGFNVIYLDSSFFGQDDDVGFSLFDTLTLDSWNQWETWDGVGKYMLKIVGLCIQNCPAFHTLPDLSEWHSLNFLDLKSCNSLQNCLGSPPPDINFPTVENCSALGENAWPLQVVQRN, encoded by the exons ATGGCTATACCAGGCCTATGCCAGATAGTTAGTAGTTGTTATGGAAATCCAATGTTTGTAAAGACATTTGGAGAAGTTCTGTTCGATAAACGAACTAAAAAGGAGTGGCAGCTTGTTCAAGATACAAATATTCCAGATCTTCCTCGCAACGAAAGTAGTATCTCAGAAGCTTTAAGGTTATGTTATTATAGGTTGCCTACCCATTTGAAGGCGTGTCTTTTATACTGTGCTCTTTTTTCGAAGAGTTTTGaatttgaaaacgattttttaaCTAAACTGTGGTTGGCCGAAGAACTTATTCAATCTAAAGTGAACATCAGAATAGAAGACTCGGCGGATTTGTGTTTTGAAGAATTAGTAAAAAGATCTTATTTTCAAATCAGTGGGCAGCAGCAAGGTACAGCTCTAAAGTACAAGCTTCAAGGGTTAGTGTATGAGATGTTCAAAATTGTTGGAACTAACAATCCTTTCAAAGCGAGAGTAGATAGCAGAAGAAGCTTGTTACAACAGTCGAAATATCTGAGGTACTTGTCCCTGGATTATCATAATGGTGCAGAAGCAGTAGATATGAATGATCTTGTCGCATTCAAAAAGTTAAGAACAATCATATTAATGCGTCAGGTTCCTTCTGCTGGTTTCTGCGATGATTTTTTTGAAAAGTTGGAGTTCATTAGAGTTTTGGATCTGAGTAGAAGTGGAATCACTGCATTGCCATCATCTATCAAAGACTGCAAGTATCTAAAATATCTTGATGTCTCCGGGTCAGAAATAGCATCTATTGATGCTGGAATTTGTAATCTTATCTGGTTAGAAACTCTGAAGATCAAGAATTGCAAGCATCTAAAAGAATTACCCGAAGAGTTCAGCAATCTTGTTAATATTCGACACTTAGAAATGGATGAAGAATCATTAGTGCATACACCGGTACATATTAGAAG GATCGCAGAATTAGTTGATTTGAATCAATTGGAAGGTTCTCTTTGTATTGAAGGTGTTGAACATGCTTCCGATGTTGAGGAAGATGAGGCCCAACCGGAACGTTATTTGGACAGAAAAGATCATGTGCAGAAACTGAAACTCAATGTTAAAGATCAAGCCGTTCCAATAGGCACAGCGAAGTTGGGCTTTGAATTGTCTCATCCTTCTCCAAAGTTACCTGAGTTGATTGTAGAAGGTTATATTTGGGACAGTTTATGGGAATGGGACTGGAGATCTCTTGCTCTTGAAACTGTTGATCTAATTGGCTGCTCAAATCTAACATCTATTCGTGGATTAAGAGAACTCCCTCGCCTAAAGAGGCTCAAACTAAGTGGTTTCAATGTGATTTATCTTGATTCTTCATTCTTTGGCCAGGATGATGATGTGGGATTCTCATTGTTTGATACATTAACATTAGATTCGTGGAATCAGTGGGAGACATGGGATGGAGTTGGTAAATACATGTTAAAGATTGTGGGTCTTTGTATTCAAAATTGTCCTGCCTTTCACACCCTACCAGATCTCTCTGAATGGCATTCTCTAAATTTCTTGGATTTAAAGTCATGCAACTCTCTTCAAAACTGTCTAGGAAGCCCTCCACCTGATATTAACTTCCCTACTGTAGAAAATTGTTCTGCTCTAGGAGAGAATGCATGGCCCCTCCAAGTGGTTCAACGGAACTGA